From one Paenibacillus sp. FSL K6-1330 genomic stretch:
- a CDS encoding aldo/keto reductase family protein — translation MEFRRLGGSGLKVSDISLGSWLTYGGYVERENAVKSIQTAYGLGVNFFDTANVYAQGAAEVVVGETLRAFPRESYVLATKVFGKMGDGPNDQGLSRKHIREQCDASLKRLGTDYVDIYYCHRYHEETPIEETLRALNDLVRQGKVLYVGVSMWTAAQMEAALAVADRYLLDRIVVNQPLYNMFERKIEEEIIPLGEKKGIGQVVYSPLAQGLLTGKYASKQAVPENSRASKIGADRLKMSEDRIQKVQALGVVASELGMTVGQLALAWILRQNNVASALVGASRPEQVEENVKASGIKLSSDTLTAIEEILKADSN, via the coding sequence ATGGAATTTAGAAGATTGGGCGGAAGCGGATTGAAGGTTAGCGATATCAGTCTGGGGAGCTGGCTGACGTACGGGGGATATGTGGAACGGGAGAATGCCGTGAAGTCGATTCAGACTGCATATGGACTTGGCGTTAATTTTTTTGATACAGCGAATGTGTATGCCCAGGGAGCGGCTGAAGTGGTTGTCGGGGAAACCTTGAGAGCATTCCCAAGGGAATCCTATGTCCTGGCCACGAAGGTATTCGGCAAGATGGGGGACGGACCCAATGATCAGGGACTTTCCCGCAAACATATTAGAGAGCAGTGCGATGCGAGTCTGAAGCGGCTGGGAACCGATTACGTCGACATCTATTACTGTCATCGATATCATGAAGAAACACCGATAGAGGAAACGCTGCGGGCGCTGAATGACCTTGTCCGGCAAGGCAAGGTGCTCTATGTAGGAGTCAGTATGTGGACCGCTGCCCAGATGGAAGCGGCATTGGCCGTGGCGGACCGCTATTTGCTGGATCGCATCGTGGTGAATCAGCCGCTGTACAACATGTTCGAGCGCAAGATCGAGGAAGAGATCATCCCTTTAGGCGAGAAGAAGGGCATTGGTCAAGTGGTCTATTCTCCTCTTGCGCAAGGGCTGCTGACGGGAAAGTACGCCTCCAAGCAAGCCGTGCCGGAGAACAGCCGCGCATCGAAGATTGGAGCCGACCGGCTTAAAATGAGTGAAGACCGCATTCAGAAGGTGCAGGCCCTGGGAGTCGTTGCAAGCGAGCTGGGTATGACCGTCGGCCAATTGGCCTTGGCCTGGATTCTGCGTCAGAACAACGTAGCTAGTGCACTGGTGGGGGCCAGCCGTCCGGAGCAGGTGGAAGAGAATGTGAAGGCTTCCGGTATTAAGCTCTCTTCAGATACGCTGACTGCCATTGAAGAAATACTGAAGGCGGATTCGAATTAA
- a CDS encoding transcriptional repressor: MKSLNLTTQRQAVYDVLRESHDHPTAADIMNRLVEKGYNLAYGTVYNSLRYLTDKQLIRELKLGESASRYDARMDDHQHIICEVCGKVDEVMTEVPEDWAATVAGETNYVIHHAHVVFGGVCPECQTKRKK; encoded by the coding sequence TTGAAATCTTTAAATCTGACGACGCAACGCCAAGCGGTGTACGATGTCCTTCGGGAATCGCATGATCATCCGACTGCTGCGGATATCATGAACCGGCTGGTGGAGAAAGGATATAATTTAGCGTACGGAACGGTTTATAATTCCCTGCGTTATTTGACGGATAAGCAGCTGATCCGTGAATTGAAGCTGGGCGAGAGCGCGAGCCGGTACGATGCCCGTATGGACGATCATCAACATATTATTTGTGAAGTATGCGGTAAAGTGGACGAGGTCATGACGGAGGTGCCAGAGGATTGGGCTGCTACGGTAGCCGGTGAAACCAATTACGTCATCCATCATGCTCATGTCGTATTCGGGGGGGTGTGTCCAGAATGTCAAACCAAACGGAAGAAATGA
- a CDS encoding D-alanyl-D-alanine carboxypeptidase family protein, which translates to MESIAKHPRHVPSSPERSRRQAGTIRHKPAKPRKGRTRLSLLLLLFSVILMAVFIARVFIPPPIKASSAILIHADTGRVLYAMHADLPLPPASMSKMMTELLVLDAVRSGQHAWDENVPVSRYAAEVPGSGIGMHEGERYTLKQLFEALIIHSANDAAVAIAEHLGGSESRFVESMNARAKQIGLSDRTVFANASGLPAADLAPFAEAATERDTVMTARDSAMLARWLLNKHPDLLEVTSQRDLPVPQKKLSLHTTNLMLPGEAHSYEGNDGFKTGYTRSAGYCFTGTASRGGNRLISVVMGTGDADQRFTETRKLMDYGFERQGILSNLLSALF; encoded by the coding sequence ATGGAATCCATAGCCAAGCATCCCCGTCATGTACCGTCATCCCCTGAACGATCCCGGCGGCAAGCCGGCACGATTCGGCATAAACCTGCGAAGCCCCGCAAGGGACGCACAAGATTAAGCTTGCTCCTGCTATTGTTTAGCGTCATTCTGATGGCCGTGTTCATAGCGCGGGTGTTTATTCCTCCTCCCATCAAAGCCAGTTCGGCCATCTTGATTCATGCAGATACCGGCCGCGTGCTCTATGCTATGCATGCCGATCTTCCCCTTCCTCCCGCGAGCATGTCCAAGATGATGACCGAACTGCTGGTGCTGGATGCTGTTCGTTCCGGGCAGCATGCTTGGGACGAGAATGTACCGGTCAGCCGATATGCCGCAGAGGTGCCCGGTTCAGGCATCGGCATGCATGAAGGCGAACGTTATACGTTGAAGCAGCTGTTCGAAGCGCTCATCATCCATTCGGCCAATGATGCGGCCGTAGCTATTGCGGAGCATCTCGGCGGGTCGGAGTCCCGATTCGTGGAGAGCATGAATGCCCGGGCGAAACAAATCGGCCTCTCTGATCGCACCGTCTTCGCCAATGCTTCCGGTTTGCCTGCCGCTGACCTCGCTCCCTTTGCCGAAGCGGCCACCGAACGCGATACCGTCATGACGGCCAGGGATTCGGCCATGCTGGCCCGATGGCTGCTTAACAAACATCCGGATTTGCTCGAGGTAACCAGCCAGCGCGATTTGCCTGTTCCGCAGAAGAAGCTGTCCCTGCATACCACCAATCTCATGCTCCCTGGGGAGGCACATTCATACGAAGGTAATGACGGATTTAAGACCGGATATACCCGCTCTGCCGGTTACTGCTTTACCGGAACGGCGTCTCGTGGTGGAAACCGGCTGATTTCCGTCGTGATGGGAACCGGGGATGCCGATCAACGCTTTACGGAAACCCGGAAGCTGATGGATTACGGATTCGAACGGCAAGGCATTCTTTCGAATCTCCTATCCGCTCTTTTTTAA
- a CDS encoding winged helix-turn-helix domain-containing protein gives MSNQTEEMTELGTVYSFPDFQSGNLYVRPTTPIAMAIGDACPTTLRAALLSRSPGRVNEMFITLTENCFEVMMFRKWEPRLQSALNTGLIIADMTGCRNMAAFNKEKELLLPEHSSIPILYLVGEELMSKAGSSLLNEELMVWPARSKDTMMYQVQRTIRLFSPAAGLSGGEEVMRGLIYKDLSIDRDKMTIHRGSTPIHLTKTEYHLLMLLLDSEGAVCTREDLMCKIWDTDFMGGSNVVDVHIKSLRKKLSDNAGAPRYIATVRGVGYRLAD, from the coding sequence ATGTCAAACCAAACGGAAGAAATGACGGAACTTGGAACGGTCTATTCATTTCCTGATTTCCAGTCCGGCAATCTGTATGTTCGTCCGACGACGCCGATCGCGATGGCGATAGGGGATGCTTGTCCCACAACCCTGCGGGCTGCGTTATTAAGCCGTTCTCCCGGACGGGTGAACGAAATGTTCATTACCTTGACTGAGAACTGCTTTGAGGTGATGATGTTCCGCAAATGGGAACCGCGTCTTCAGTCGGCATTGAATACAGGACTGATTATTGCCGATATGACGGGCTGCCGGAATATGGCGGCGTTCAACAAGGAGAAGGAACTCCTGCTGCCCGAACATTCCTCTATTCCGATTCTATACCTAGTAGGGGAAGAGTTAATGAGCAAAGCAGGTTCAAGTTTGTTAAACGAAGAGCTTATGGTATGGCCTGCCCGTTCCAAAGATACGATGATGTATCAGGTGCAGCGGACCATTCGATTATTCTCTCCTGCTGCCGGATTGTCGGGTGGAGAAGAGGTCATGCGCGGCCTCATCTATAAAGACTTATCCATTGATCGGGATAAAATGACCATCCACCGGGGCAGCACTCCAATCCATTTGACCAAGACAGAGTATCATTTGCTGATGCTCCTGCTGGACAGCGAAGGGGCCGTCTGCACGCGTGAGGACCTGATGTGCAAAATTTGGGATACGGATTTTATGGGCGGCAGCAATGTGGTCGACGTCCATATCAAAAGCTTGCGTAAAAAGCTGAGCGACAACGCGGGAGCCCCGCGCTATATTGCAACGGTTAGAGGAGTGGGATACCGCCTGGCGGACTAA
- a CDS encoding response regulator transcription factor: MRSILIVDDDKEISGLISIYLENEGYRVIQAHDGEEALLAMTSNNGGVDLVILDVMMPKLNGIDTCRRIRETSSIPILMLSAKSEDMDKILGLMTGADDYMIKPFNPLELTTRVKTLLRRSTLYNAELHREDSERIEINGLDINRSTHEVTANGKAISLTAREFEILYLLARQPGRIFSAEDIFQQVWKEKYYVSNNTVMVHISNLRDKLERELGYKLIQTVWGVGYKIHA, from the coding sequence ATGAGAAGTATATTAATCGTAGATGATGATAAAGAAATTTCCGGGCTGATCTCCATCTACCTGGAGAATGAGGGTTACCGCGTGATCCAGGCCCATGACGGGGAGGAAGCGCTTCTGGCCATGACCAGCAATAACGGGGGGGTGGATCTCGTGATTCTGGATGTCATGATGCCTAAGCTGAACGGGATTGATACCTGCCGCAGAATCCGGGAAACCTCGTCCATACCCATCCTGATGCTGAGCGCCAAGAGTGAGGACATGGATAAAATACTGGGGCTGATGACCGGAGCGGATGACTATATGATCAAACCGTTCAATCCGCTGGAGCTGACGACTCGCGTCAAAACACTGCTTCGGCGCTCCACTCTGTACAATGCGGAACTGCATCGGGAGGACAGCGAGCGGATCGAGATTAATGGGCTCGACATTAACCGGAGTACGCATGAAGTAACGGCCAACGGCAAAGCGATCTCTCTGACGGCGAGAGAATTCGAGATTCTGTATTTGCTTGCCCGCCAACCGGGGAGAATCTTTAGCGCCGAGGATATCTTCCAGCAGGTCTGGAAGGAGAAATATTACGTATCCAATAATACGGTCATGGTGCACATCAGCAACCTGCGGGACAAGCTCGAGAGGGAGCTGGGTTATAAGCTCATTCAAACGGTATGGGGCGTCGGGTACAAAATCCATGCGTAA
- a CDS encoding Ger(x)C family spore germination protein produces MKDLKRWLVWLMCCSFLFVSGCDFRDIDLRLFVVSIGIDVSEKNPDMNRFTFKMAIPSGDPKIGDKKSFLITQESTSIAEAIREVKSKVDKELDFGHCKGVMYGEAYARRNISKIQDWTVRRRDMQLLMYPAVAIPSAEAVLKTDPPTERIAGNAIFLALSEDGTESPFITRTYSFDLSRRMLEEGEDPVMPVVETTTDKILNIERVALMDKDKVKVILTPDETRLFNLLDRRNLSTNFGTIMDGKLLEVNTDRTRARYKIVTDKPGEETIDFNIRITAILEEKEDPTQLNQKGLHKIEEQFSKELSQAVKNLLERIQKTGLDPLGFGLRYGGTHWNNKTEMDEWDAMYPHAKFNVSVKVKIKSTGYKR; encoded by the coding sequence ATGAAAGACCTGAAACGATGGCTGGTCTGGCTCATGTGCTGCTCTTTTTTATTTGTGTCGGGATGTGATTTTAGGGATATCGATCTCAGACTTTTTGTCGTGTCCATTGGTATTGACGTCTCTGAGAAAAACCCCGATATGAACCGATTTACCTTCAAAATGGCGATTCCTTCAGGAGACCCTAAGATTGGGGATAAGAAGTCTTTCCTTATTACACAAGAATCAACAAGTATTGCGGAAGCGATCAGGGAGGTCAAATCCAAAGTAGATAAGGAACTTGACTTTGGTCATTGCAAGGGGGTCATGTACGGCGAAGCCTATGCTCGGCGAAATATCAGCAAAATCCAGGACTGGACCGTTCGGAGGCGGGATATGCAGCTCTTAATGTATCCAGCCGTCGCCATTCCTTCGGCAGAAGCCGTATTAAAGACGGATCCTCCAACGGAGCGGATTGCCGGGAACGCAATATTTCTGGCGCTCAGCGAGGATGGGACGGAATCTCCCTTCATTACTAGGACATACTCCTTCGATTTGTCCCGCCGAATGTTAGAGGAAGGGGAAGATCCGGTCATGCCCGTTGTGGAAACTACCACTGACAAGATCCTGAATATCGAGAGAGTAGCCTTGATGGATAAGGACAAGGTGAAGGTGATTCTGACGCCGGATGAAACCAGGCTGTTTAACCTGTTGGATCGTCGTAATCTAAGCACGAATTTCGGGACGATAATGGACGGCAAATTGCTTGAAGTCAACACGGATAGAACCCGAGCAAGATACAAGATCGTAACGGACAAACCAGGGGAAGAAACGATTGATTTCAATATTCGGATAACGGCGATTTTGGAAGAGAAAGAGGATCCAACGCAACTGAATCAGAAGGGTCTGCATAAGATCGAAGAGCAGTTTAGCAAGGAACTATCCCAAGCGGTGAAAAACTTGCTGGAGAGGATTCAAAAAACAGGCCTGGACCCGCTCGGTTTCGGCCTCCGGTATGGAGGGACGCACTGGAACAATAAGACGGAGATGGATGAATGGGACGCCATGTATCCCCATGCCAAGTTTAATGTATCGGTCAAGGTGAAAATAAAGTCGACCGGTTATAAACGTTAG
- a CDS encoding diguanylate cyclase has protein sequence MTNILFTNFCIFVTFLYLSGLLSKKYVAGVVTPSISVKINAGLLFGIYGIILMYYSFPIDPRFFADLRHLAIVVIASYLGWLPALIAGVLIALGRLILFGMSASSAIAGAGMLLIGIICGTVSRIHWNRLNKMLLMSVSSMLVLLGIMWMNIQDHHKVYTVFTQHLIISVLATVVIYMLTEYINTSNQLFLQMKKNAETDHLTSLHNLRQFEQLLSERFLEAQHFSERLGVLVVDIDHFKKINDTYGHAAGDAVLQQLSKVLREHSRSFDEVSRNGGEEFSVLVPEATIDETAAIAERIRAAVADHIFVLENGTKIQITVSIGAAVHPDTIRSKNAKELLQQADRELYRAKDSGRNRVCSAPEIHDLILS, from the coding sequence ATGACCAATATACTGTTTACCAACTTTTGTATATTTGTGACTTTCTTATACTTATCCGGACTGCTGTCCAAAAAATATGTAGCAGGCGTTGTGACACCGTCCATCAGCGTTAAGATCAACGCTGGACTGCTCTTTGGCATTTACGGGATCATCTTGATGTACTATTCTTTTCCGATTGACCCTCGGTTTTTCGCAGATTTGCGGCATCTGGCCATTGTTGTGATCGCCAGCTACTTGGGCTGGCTTCCAGCCCTGATTGCCGGCGTGCTCATTGCGCTCGGGCGATTGATTCTGTTCGGCATGTCCGCTTCCTCTGCCATTGCGGGAGCCGGCATGCTGCTGATCGGCATCATATGCGGGACGGTATCTCGTATCCATTGGAATCGTTTAAACAAAATGCTGCTCATGAGCGTATCGAGCATGCTGGTGCTCCTAGGCATTATGTGGATGAATATCCAGGACCACCATAAGGTATATACTGTCTTCACGCAGCACCTTATCATATCCGTCCTCGCCACGGTTGTCATCTACATGTTGACGGAGTATATCAACACGTCCAATCAACTATTTCTGCAGATGAAGAAAAATGCGGAAACGGATCACCTGACCAGTCTTCACAATTTGCGCCAGTTCGAGCAGCTGTTGTCGGAACGTTTTCTCGAAGCCCAGCATTTCAGCGAACGGCTGGGTGTTCTTGTCGTGGACATTGATCATTTCAAAAAAATAAACGACACCTACGGCCATGCGGCCGGAGATGCCGTTTTGCAGCAGCTCAGCAAAGTGCTGAGGGAGCATTCCCGTTCTTTTGATGAAGTGTCCCGCAACGGCGGGGAAGAATTCTCGGTGCTGGTCCCGGAAGCGACCATTGACGAGACGGCCGCTATTGCAGAACGAATCCGGGCCGCCGTAGCGGATCATATCTTTGTCCTGGAAAACGGAACCAAGATCCAGATCACCGTGTCGATTGGGGCTGCCGTACATCCCGATACGATCCGGTCGAAAAATGCCAAGGAGCTGCTCCAGCAAGCAGACCGCGAGCTGTACCGCGCCAAGGACAGCGGACGCAACCGCGTATGTTCCGCTCCCGAAATCCATGATCTGATTCTTTCTTAA
- a CDS encoding GerAB/ArcD/ProY family transporter: MVRNKYFYYLFLLNATINLIIFVPRILITDRFDGALMSILVSIPIGVFVMFTFVKLIQQFPGQGLPEIFHSVMPKWISGILLVLYGLGWYFSSVITLVSFVDITSRYISPDVSPYIVLMGFLVVVALSARLDSESILYGLEMILYITVPIIAYMSWRIFSNPYFSWDAVRQIITYAWNMPNYETVAAATYIFTGYVNMVVFNRIFHRFRVRHIWAIVVVSILTLLVSIFASIGILGAAGAGGHVYPAFSTVDSLRIRYFIIERMIYVFYVVYMCLSLVNSIVHWHVGKELILGGFGLKVDKGEAMSKRRKFEWWVLLLFSLIIFGTSFIVNQYILNDMAIVFLDVRFAGEFLLIALLFYAVWRKRRKKA; encoded by the coding sequence GTGGTTAGAAATAAATATTTTTATTACCTCTTCCTGCTCAATGCAACCATCAACCTAATTATTTTTGTCCCCCGCATCTTAATTACGGATCGTTTTGACGGTGCGCTGATGTCGATCCTGGTGTCCATTCCAATTGGTGTCTTTGTGATGTTTACTTTCGTAAAACTGATCCAACAATTCCCGGGACAGGGGTTGCCGGAGATTTTTCATTCGGTTATGCCCAAGTGGATATCTGGTATCCTCCTTGTTTTATACGGACTCGGGTGGTATTTCTCCAGCGTGATAACCTTGGTCAGTTTCGTTGATATTACCTCCCGATACATCAGTCCGGATGTATCACCCTATATCGTTCTGATGGGATTTCTGGTGGTGGTTGCACTTAGTGCCAGGCTGGATTCCGAGTCGATTCTCTATGGCCTGGAGATGATTCTGTACATCACCGTGCCCATCATTGCTTATATGTCATGGCGTATCTTCAGCAATCCATATTTCAGTTGGGATGCCGTAAGGCAGATCATTACTTATGCATGGAACATGCCCAATTACGAGACGGTGGCCGCGGCTACCTATATATTTACGGGCTACGTGAACATGGTGGTATTTAATCGGATCTTTCACCGATTCAGAGTGCGGCATATTTGGGCGATTGTGGTGGTTAGTATTCTTACCCTTCTGGTATCGATCTTTGCATCCATCGGCATATTGGGAGCCGCGGGCGCCGGAGGACACGTGTATCCTGCCTTCTCGACGGTGGACTCGCTTCGGATTCGTTATTTCATCATAGAACGGATGATTTATGTCTTCTACGTGGTGTATATGTGCCTCTCCCTCGTGAATTCCATCGTTCATTGGCATGTGGGCAAGGAGTTGATTCTGGGAGGTTTCGGATTAAAGGTCGATAAGGGGGAAGCGATGTCTAAAAGGAGGAAATTCGAATGGTGGGTGCTTCTCCTCTTTTCCCTGATTATCTTCGGCACGTCGTTTATCGTTAATCAATACATATTAAATGATATGGCGATTGTCTTTTTGGACGTCCGGTTCGCTGGGGAATTCCTGCTCATTGCCCTATTATTCTATGCGGTATGGAGGAAAAGGAGGAAGAAGGCATGA
- a CDS encoding catalase yields the protein MDRMTTNQGAPVGDNQNSKTAGRRGPTLLEDYHLIEKIAHFDRERIPERVVHARGAGAHGTFVVEHDMKPYTRAAFLQEIGQETPVFVRFSTVIHGTGSPETARDPRGFAVKFYTEEGNYDIVGNHIPVFFIRDAIKFPDMVHSLKPSPETNIQEPGRYWDFMTLSPESTHMMTWLFSDNGTPANYREMDGFSVHAFKWVNSEGKVTYIKYKWESVQGVNTLNADEVVEVQGKDFNHATRDLHEHIANGNFPKWRLQVQLMSPEEMDGLSFDPLDATKTWPEDRFPFVTVGTMTLNRNPQNFFAEVEQVAFSPSALVPGIEPSEDKLLQGRLFSYPDTQRHRLGANYLQIPINCPYAPVRNHQRDGLMNVNQDPSPVNYEPNSYTTGPVEDPTVNESEAPLIGHVVRQRIEKTDDFTQAGELYRSFTEQEKDHLIRNLVDDLSQVKSDIQLRAVCNFYRADAEYGARLAAGLGVDLSGFIPSNQPK from the coding sequence ATGGATAGAATGACAACCAATCAAGGGGCTCCAGTCGGAGATAACCAAAACTCCAAAACGGCAGGACGCCGAGGACCGACGCTGCTTGAGGATTATCATCTGATCGAAAAAATTGCCCACTTCGACCGTGAACGGATTCCGGAGCGTGTTGTTCATGCCCGCGGGGCAGGTGCACATGGCACATTTGTTGTGGAGCACGACATGAAGCCTTATACGAGAGCTGCATTCCTGCAGGAAATTGGTCAGGAAACTCCTGTGTTCGTTCGCTTCTCCACGGTTATTCATGGAACAGGGTCACCCGAAACGGCACGCGACCCACGCGGATTTGCCGTGAAGTTCTATACGGAGGAAGGCAACTATGACATTGTAGGGAATCATATTCCGGTCTTCTTTATTCGCGACGCGATCAAATTCCCTGATATGGTGCATTCTTTGAAACCTTCGCCGGAGACCAACATCCAGGAGCCCGGCCGGTATTGGGATTTCATGACGCTGTCTCCGGAATCCACACATATGATGACCTGGCTGTTCTCGGATAATGGCACACCAGCGAACTATCGCGAGATGGATGGCTTCAGTGTCCACGCCTTCAAATGGGTGAATAGCGAAGGCAAAGTGACTTACATTAAATACAAATGGGAATCCGTACAAGGCGTGAATACGCTGAATGCCGATGAAGTGGTCGAAGTGCAGGGCAAGGACTTCAATCACGCCACCCGTGATCTTCATGAGCACATCGCAAACGGGAATTTCCCGAAATGGCGCTTGCAGGTACAGCTGATGTCCCCGGAAGAGATGGATGGATTGTCCTTTGATCCGCTGGATGCTACAAAGACCTGGCCGGAGGATCGCTTCCCGTTCGTAACGGTCGGCACCATGACCTTGAATCGCAATCCGCAGAACTTCTTCGCCGAAGTTGAGCAGGTCGCTTTCTCCCCAAGTGCGCTGGTGCCTGGCATCGAGCCGTCGGAGGATAAACTGCTGCAAGGCCGGCTATTCTCTTACCCGGATACGCAGCGTCATCGACTCGGTGCGAATTATTTGCAGATCCCGATTAACTGCCCGTATGCTCCTGTGCGTAATCATCAACGTGATGGCTTGATGAACGTGAATCAAGATCCGTCGCCGGTAAACTATGAGCCGAACAGCTATACAACAGGTCCTGTGGAAGACCCTACTGTAAATGAAAGCGAAGCACCGCTCATCGGGCATGTCGTTCGCCAGCGTATTGAAAAAACAGATGATTTCACCCAAGCCGGAGAATTGTACCGTTCGTTTACGGAACAGGAGAAGGATCATTTGATCCGCAATCTGGTTGATGACCTCAGTCAGGTCAAATCTGATATCCAGCTCCGTGCCGTATGCAATTTCTACCGTGCGGACGCCGAATATGGTGCAAGACTCGCTGCCGGACTTGGCGTAGACCTGAGCGGATTCATACCTTCCAATCAGCCGAAGTAA
- a CDS encoding HAMP domain-containing sensor histidine kinase, with protein sequence MRKLQWKIITLFFASGALTLAILFIAQQIFRLIGREYWKEPWVNTLFRVDRTLEDFFGFPIIPTIIGIVLFICMVLLLSQGTIRQINQLMEGTKRLAKGELDQEIIVSSNDELGQMATQINQMAKQLKLSLAEERMAVQSKNELISNVSHDLRTPLTSIIGYLRLVNEDHYKDEVELRYYTDIAYDKSLRLGGLVNDLFEYTRMGYSPMNRVDINLVELLAQLAVDFSLTGQQEGVQVNFTPESEKIMISSDGDKLMRTFENLLSNAVRHGLEAGVVDLKVSSDSKFAIVQVINYGPPIPQYAIPYLFERFYRADESRTDQTGGSGLGLAIVKTIVDAHHGTIQVTSNTERTMFEVLLPLETPEN encoded by the coding sequence ATGCGTAAGCTGCAATGGAAGATCATTACACTGTTCTTTGCCAGCGGAGCCCTGACCTTGGCCATACTGTTCATCGCGCAGCAGATCTTCCGATTGATCGGCCGGGAATACTGGAAGGAGCCCTGGGTAAACACCCTTTTCAGAGTTGATCGTACGTTGGAGGATTTCTTCGGTTTCCCCATCATCCCGACGATCATCGGCATCGTGCTGTTTATCTGTATGGTGCTCCTCCTGAGTCAAGGCACCATTCGTCAAATCAATCAGTTAATGGAGGGTACAAAGCGTTTGGCGAAGGGCGAATTGGATCAAGAGATTATCGTTAGCTCCAATGACGAACTGGGCCAGATGGCAACGCAAATCAATCAAATGGCCAAGCAGCTCAAGCTATCGCTGGCGGAGGAACGCATGGCCGTCCAGTCCAAGAACGAGCTGATCAGCAACGTATCGCATGATCTGCGTACCCCCCTCACCTCCATCATCGGGTACTTGCGGCTGGTCAATGAAGACCATTACAAGGATGAGGTCGAGCTCCGGTATTATACCGATATCGCGTACGATAAGTCGCTGCGCCTGGGCGGACTCGTGAACGATTTGTTTGAATATACACGAATGGGGTACTCCCCGATGAACCGTGTTGACATTAATTTGGTGGAGCTGCTCGCGCAATTGGCCGTGGACTTTTCACTAACCGGGCAGCAGGAAGGCGTACAGGTCAACTTCACGCCTGAATCGGAGAAAATCATGATCTCCTCGGATGGGGATAAACTGATGCGCACCTTCGAGAATCTGCTGTCCAATGCGGTACGGCACGGACTTGAGGCCGGGGTGGTGGATTTGAAGGTATCAAGTGATTCGAAGTTTGCCATCGTACAGGTCATCAATTACGGCCCCCCGATCCCTCAATATGCGATCCCCTATCTGTTCGAGCGGTTCTACCGGGCGGATGAATCGCGCACCGATCAAACCGGCGGCTCCGGACTTGGCTTGGCTATCGTAAAGACCATCGTGGATGCCCATCATGGCACGATTCAGGTGACCAGTAATACGGAACGGACGATGTTTGAAGTTCTCCTACCTTTAGAGACTCCTGAAAATTAA